A stretch of the Ostrea edulis chromosome 9, xbOstEdul1.1, whole genome shotgun sequence genome encodes the following:
- the LOC125658772 gene encoding protein-tyrosine sulfotransferase 1-like produces the protein MNRYITKLIVQMREFSKCTTTLIFLWIGALTVYTCISLRQNEKFTSNFQTLQESPPVEQNTASLIFIGGMPRSGTTLMRVMLDAHPNVRCGEETRVVPRILRTRKEWTRNHKEKARLTEAGISDKVLDRAVRAFIMNIIEHHGEPAPYLCNKDPFTMKYGVYLSQLFPKAKFLLMLRDGRAVVHSIISRKVTVSNFDLKNPKKCLQRWNAIIEEMYNQCLHIGPTRCMPLYYEQLSLHPDLWMRRVLTFLEIPWSENVLHHQDFIGKPGGASLSQLERSTDQVIKPVNPEALSKWVGTYSSSLVNDMGKVAPMLRRLGYEPLNNPPKYDQPDPRIANNTLHVHQYQKYWQGKGVSD, from the exons ATGAATagatatattacaaaattaattgttCAAATGCGAGAGTTTTCAAAATGCACCACGACTTTGATATTTTTGTGGATCGGGGCACTAactgtctatacatgtataagtcttcgacaaaatgaaaaatttacatcaaattttcaaacattacaAGAAAGCCCTCCTGTGGAACAAAACACTGCCTCTCTGATATTCATAGGAGGAATGCCGCGCAGTGGGACTACATTAATGCGAGTGATGTTGGATGCACATCCAAACGTGCGATGTGGCGAAGAAACGCGCGTTGTTCCAAGGATTTTGAGAACGAGAAAGGAATGGACTCGAAATCACAAGGAGAAAGCAAGACTGACAGAGGCAGGGATTAGTGATAAGGTGTTAGATCGTGCTGTCCGGGCTTTCATTATGAACATAATTGAACATCACGGAGAACCAGCTCCGTATCTATGCAACAAGGACCCCTTCACAATGAAGTACGGTGTATACCTCAGTCAACTCTTCCCAAAAGCGAAATTTTTGCTAATGCTCAGGGACGGACGTGCTGTTGTTCACTCCATTATTTCAAGAAAAGTGACGGtctcaaattttgatttaaaaaatccaaagaaATGTCTGCAAAGATGGAACGCCATCATAGAGGAGATGTACAACCAATGTCTGCACATCGGGCCGACTCGGTGTATGCCCTTGTATTATGAACAGTTAAGTCTTCATCCCGACCTTTGGATGCGTCGGGTTCTGACGTTTTTGGAGATTCCCTGGAGTGAGAATGTTTTGCATCACCAGGATTTCATAGGAAAGCCCGGGGGTGCTTCCTTATCACA GTTAGAACGATCCACAGACCAGGTCATTAAGCCAGTAAACCCTGAGGCTCTGAGTAAATGGGTTGGGACTTACAGCAGCAGCTTGGTCAATGATATGGGCAAAGTAGCACCCATGTTACGTAGGTTGGGGTATGAACCCCTGAACAACCCTCCCAAGTACGATCAGCCGGACCCCAGGATTGCAAATAACACGCTTCACGTCCATCAATACCAGAAGTATTGGCAGGGTAAAGGGGTGTCAGATTGA